One genomic segment of Gemmatimonadaceae bacterium includes these proteins:
- the mutL gene encoding DNA mismatch repair endonuclease MutL: MPRITILDNTVVDQIAAGEVVERPASVVKELVENALDAGAHSIDVTCEDGGRVKIRVADDGCGMERDDALLALARHATSKIRQSEDLVGVASFGFRGEALPAIASVSQLEIDTAAVDGAGTRITMSGGSLPDVSDAARRRGTSVTVERLFYNAPARQRFLRSARSEWRGIVDVLTMLALTRRDVRVTVIHDGRNVLGLPPAPTLRARVGALWGASFAERLVDVDDVSGEVRVAGLVERPADVGTASRRLFVSVNGRAIRDAGLVRAAEAAYRSTIPAGLRPTLLLELTVPNDGLDVNVHPAKAEVRFRDRWPTERVVEHAVRRALGTGSSAATFGGRGGAWPPAFAPGVPVDRDVLRAPAFAPAAEPPMPNGAMPTADAPAEPRADPVPVPPLLQVRRTYITFEHDDGIVFIDQHSAHERVLYERFVRTLERGEAPSQRLLFPITLHLGPAEGDAFDEHRALFERLGFEIEGFGGHTLIVSAVPMPHPRFDAPRCLRDTLAALTGDRSPSAASRHDHLAATLACKAAIKAGDPLSPDEMRALYTALARTTLPAHDVHGRSTIVQLSWDELERRFGRR; the protein is encoded by the coding sequence ATGCCGCGCATCACCATCCTCGACAACACGGTGGTCGATCAGATCGCTGCCGGCGAGGTGGTGGAGCGGCCGGCATCGGTGGTGAAGGAGCTGGTCGAGAACGCGCTCGATGCCGGCGCGCATTCCATCGACGTCACGTGCGAAGACGGCGGCCGCGTGAAAATCCGCGTGGCCGATGACGGCTGCGGGATGGAGCGCGACGATGCGTTGCTCGCGCTGGCGCGTCACGCGACGTCGAAGATCCGCCAGTCGGAGGACCTGGTGGGCGTCGCGAGCTTCGGCTTTCGCGGTGAGGCGTTGCCGGCCATCGCGTCGGTATCGCAGCTCGAGATCGACACGGCTGCCGTCGACGGTGCGGGGACGCGCATCACGATGTCGGGCGGGTCGTTGCCGGATGTGAGCGACGCGGCGCGCCGCCGCGGGACGTCGGTCACGGTCGAGCGGCTTTTCTACAACGCCCCGGCGCGCCAACGTTTTTTGCGTTCGGCGCGCTCGGAGTGGCGGGGCATCGTGGACGTGCTCACGATGCTGGCGCTGACGCGTCGCGACGTGCGCGTCACCGTGATCCACGATGGCCGCAATGTGTTAGGCTTGCCGCCGGCGCCGACGCTGCGCGCGCGCGTCGGCGCGCTGTGGGGCGCATCGTTCGCCGAGCGTCTGGTGGATGTGGACGACGTGAGCGGCGAGGTGCGCGTCGCCGGACTGGTCGAGCGTCCGGCCGATGTCGGCACGGCGAGCCGCCGGCTCTTCGTCTCGGTGAACGGCCGCGCGATCCGCGATGCGGGCCTGGTGCGCGCCGCGGAGGCCGCCTACCGCTCCACCATTCCCGCGGGGTTGCGGCCGACGCTGCTGCTCGAGCTCACGGTGCCTAACGACGGCCTCGACGTCAACGTGCACCCGGCCAAGGCGGAAGTGCGGTTTCGGGACCGCTGGCCCACCGAACGCGTCGTGGAGCACGCCGTTCGGCGCGCGCTCGGCACCGGATCGAGCGCGGCGACGTTCGGCGGCCGGGGCGGCGCCTGGCCGCCGGCCTTCGCGCCGGGCGTGCCGGTCGATCGGGACGTGCTGCGGGCGCCGGCCTTCGCGCCGGCCGCCGAGCCGCCCATGCCTAACGGAGCCATGCCGACGGCCGACGCGCCGGCCGAGCCGCGCGCCGACCCGGTGCCCGTGCCGCCGCTCCTGCAGGTGCGCCGCACGTACATCACCTTCGAGCACGACGACGGCATCGTGTTCATCGATCAGCATTCGGCGCACGAGCGCGTGCTGTACGAGCGCTTCGTGCGGACGCTGGAGCGAGGCGAAGCGCCGTCGCAGCGCTTGCTCTTCCCGATCACGCTGCACCTCGGCCCTGCCGAGGGCGACGCGTTCGATGAGCATCGCGCCCTGTTCGAGCGCCTCGGATTCGAGATCGAGGGCTTCGGCGGACACACGCTCATCGTGAGCGCCGTCCCGATGCCGCACCCGCGCTTCGATGCGCCGCGCTGCTTGCGTGATACGCTCGCCGCGCTCACCGGCGACCGCTCGCCCTCGGCCGCATCGCGCCACGATCATCTCGCCGCGACGCTCGCGTGCAAGGCGGCGATCAAGGCCGGGGACCCGCTCTCGCCCGACGAAATGCGCGCGCTCTACACGGCGCTCGCCCGCACGACACTCCCGGCGCACGACGTGCACGGCCGATCGACCATCGTGCAGCTGTCCTGGGACGAGCTCGAGCGGCGCTTTGGCCGCCGGTAG